Below is a genomic region from Parageobacillus toebii NBRC 107807.
TTCTCCTTTTTTACCTCAACGCACCGCCCCGGTGTCGGGAACAGCTTTCCTGCGTTTAATAAGTTTTTTGGATTAAACACGTCGCGAATGTCGGTTTGCGCGAGAATTTCTTCATCGCTAAAAATAAAGCGCATCTCTTCTTTCTTTTCAATGCCAACCCCATGTTCTCCTGTAATCGATCCGCCGACGGCTGCGCATGCTTGCAAGCATTCACTTCCCGCAGCAAGCGCTTTTTCTGTTTCTCCTGGTTTGCTTGCATCAAACAAAACGAGCGGATGAAGATTTCCATCGCCGGCATGGAAGATATTCGCGATGCGCAACCCATACTTTTTGCTGATTTCTTGAATGTTTTTTAACACTTCTGGCAGCTTGCTGCGCGGGATGACTCCATCTTGCACTAAATAATCTGGAGAAATCGCGCCCATCGCGCCAAATCCCGTTTTCCGGTTCGCCCACCAGCGCGCCCGCTCTTCTTCTGTTTGCGCCACTTTTACTTCCCGGACATTTCGGTTTCGGCAAATGCGCAAAATCTCTTCGATTTGTTCGGGAATTCCTGCAGAAATGCCGTCGACTTCAATCAAAAGAAGCGCCTCAATATCTTTCGGATGCCCCACTGGAAAAGCAGCCGCCTCCACTCCTTCGATCGCCGTTTGATCCATCATCTCCAGCGCTGCCGGAACCATTCCCGCAGCGATGATGTCGGAAACGGCTTGACTTGCATCCTCCACGCGGTCAAAATAAGCGAGCACCGTCTGTTTCGCTTCCGGATTCTTTAAAATGCGTACCGTTATTTTTGTGACAATCCCTAACGTCCCTTCCGAACCGGTCAACAATCCTAATAAGTCATATCCCGGCGGATCAGGAATGCCGTTTTCGCCGATTTCGATAATTTCTCCGTTCGGAAGTACGACTTCGAGCCCTAAAATGTGGTTGGTCGTGACGCCATATTTTAGACAATGCGCACCGCCGGCGTTTTCGGCAACATTTCCGCCAATCGTGCAGCAATATTGACTCGATGGATCTGGAGCATAATAGTATCCTCTATCGGAAATGGAGTTGGTTAATTTTAAGTTGACAAATCCGGGCTCGACAACCGCGCGGCGGTTTTCTAAATCGACGCTAATGAGCCGTTTCATCCGGACTAAGCTAATGATCACTTCCCCGTTTAACGGAATCGCGCCACCGCTTAATCCCGTCCCTGCCCCACGGGCAAGAAACGGCAAATCATGCTCATGACAATATTTCACAATGGCAGCGACTTCTTCCGTATTTTTCGGGAACACAACCGCTTTCGGCAAATGGCGGTGAACGGTAAATCCGTCGCAGTCATAGGCAATCAAATCTTCTTTTTTGTACAAAATCGATTTTTCACCGCCGACAATGCGAGCTAACGCTTGAACATGCGGATCATTTGTTTGTATTCCCTTTTTTCTCATACACGTACCTCCTTTCCGTCTTCTTTTTGATATGCCCAGTCTAGGAG
It encodes:
- a CDS encoding FAD-linked oxidase C-terminal domain-containing protein, with amino-acid sequence MRKKGIQTNDPHVQALARIVGGEKSILYKKEDLIAYDCDGFTVHRHLPKAVVFPKNTEEVAAIVKYCHEHDLPFLARGAGTGLSGGAIPLNGEVIISLVRMKRLISVDLENRRAVVEPGFVNLKLTNSISDRGYYYAPDPSSQYCCTIGGNVAENAGGAHCLKYGVTTNHILGLEVVLPNGEIIEIGENGIPDPPGYDLLGLLTGSEGTLGIVTKITVRILKNPEAKQTVLAYFDRVEDASQAVSDIIAAGMVPAALEMMDQTAIEGVEAAAFPVGHPKDIEALLLIEVDGISAGIPEQIEEILRICRNRNVREVKVAQTEEERARWWANRKTGFGAMGAISPDYLVQDGVIPRSKLPEVLKNIQEISKKYGLRIANIFHAGDGNLHPLVLFDASKPGETEKALAAGSECLQACAAVGGSITGEHGVGIEKKEEMRFIFSDEEILAQTDIRDVFNPKNLLNAGKLFPTPGRCVEVKKEKKQKQLL